A window of Dickeya zeae NCPPB 2538 contains these coding sequences:
- a CDS encoding MFS family transporter produces the protein MVNTTKPQDGIMVSSTRQRIWAIVGASSGNLVEWFDFYVYSFCSLYFAHIFFPTGNTTTQLLQTASVFAAGFLMRPIGGWLFGYIADKYGRKKSMLISVYMMCLGSLAIACLPGYATIGVWAPLLLLIARLFQGLSVGGEYGTSATYMSEVALEGRKGFYASFQYVTLIGGQLLALLVVVVLQHLLSDVELRSWGWRIPFALGAALAVVALFLRRSLNETSNSETRARKDAGSLRGLWHNRKAFIMVLGFTAGGSLSFYTYTTYMQKYLVNTAGMNAKSASGLMTLALFVFMLLQPLFGALSDKIGRRSSMLFFGALSALLTVPILSTLQGVTNPVIAFSLVMLALVIVSFYTSISGILKAEMFPPEVRALGVGLSYAVANALFGGSAEYVALSLKSLGTEESFFWYVSLMGALAFLVSLGLHHKGKGEKLS, from the coding sequence ATGGTGAATACAACAAAGCCACAGGATGGAATAATGGTCAGTAGCACGCGTCAACGCATTTGGGCAATTGTCGGCGCATCCTCGGGTAATTTGGTTGAGTGGTTTGATTTTTACGTCTATTCGTTTTGTTCTCTTTATTTTGCCCATATCTTCTTTCCAACCGGTAATACGACTACGCAGCTGTTACAAACTGCCAGTGTATTTGCTGCCGGATTTTTGATGCGCCCCATCGGCGGTTGGTTGTTTGGCTATATCGCTGATAAATACGGTCGCAAAAAATCGATGCTAATATCGGTGTACATGATGTGTCTGGGATCGCTGGCCATTGCCTGTTTACCCGGTTATGCCACGATTGGGGTGTGGGCACCATTATTACTGCTGATAGCGCGTCTATTTCAGGGACTATCCGTGGGGGGAGAATATGGGACCAGCGCGACTTACATGAGTGAAGTGGCGCTGGAAGGACGTAAAGGTTTTTATGCATCTTTTCAGTATGTCACGCTGATTGGTGGCCAATTGCTGGCGTTACTGGTGGTGGTCGTCCTGCAACACCTACTTTCTGACGTGGAGTTGCGATCCTGGGGATGGCGTATCCCCTTTGCTCTGGGAGCGGCGTTGGCGGTGGTCGCCTTATTTCTGCGTCGTTCACTCAATGAAACATCAAATAGCGAAACCCGTGCACGTAAAGATGCTGGATCGCTGCGCGGGCTGTGGCACAACCGCAAGGCGTTTATCATGGTGCTGGGTTTTACTGCGGGTGGTTCGCTGAGCTTTTATACCTACACGACTTACATGCAGAAATATTTAGTGAATACCGCCGGTATGAATGCCAAGTCGGCTAGTGGGCTGATGACATTGGCGCTGTTTGTCTTCATGTTACTGCAACCGTTGTTCGGCGCACTGTCTGATAAAATCGGCCGCCGTAGTTCTATGTTGTTTTTTGGGGCGCTATCAGCCTTGTTGACGGTACCGATTCTGTCTACTTTGCAGGGTGTGACCAACCCGGTTATCGCCTTCTCGCTGGTTATGCTGGCGTTGGTGATAGTGAGCTTTTATACCTCTATCAGTGGTATTTTGAAGGCGGAAATGTTTCCTCCGGAAGTCAGAGCGCTGGGTGTCGGGTTATCTTACGCTGTAGCGAATGCTCTGTTTGGCGGGTCTGCTGAGTATGTCGCTTTATCGTTGAAGTCGCTGGGGACGGAGGAGTCCTTCTTTTGGTATGTATCGTTAATGGGGGCATTGGCGTTTCTGGTGTCGCTGGGGTTACACCATAAAGGGAAAGGCGAAAAGCTCTCATAG
- the gmhB gene encoding D-glycero-beta-D-manno-heptose 1,7-bisphosphate 7-phosphatase translates to MANSVPAIFLDRDGTINVDHGYVHEIDQFQFIDGVIEALHELKKMGFALVLVTNQSGIARGKFTEEQFMQLTEWMDWSLADRGVDLDGIYYCPHHPDAGEGEYRQQCDCRKPQPGMFISAQRHLHIDMAASYMVGDKMEDMQAAQAAGVGTKVLVKTGKPLTEEGEKLADWVIDSLADLPKTIKQHGK, encoded by the coding sequence GTGGCAAATAGCGTTCCAGCAATTTTTCTCGACCGTGACGGTACTATTAATGTTGATCATGGCTATGTCCATGAAATCGATCAGTTTCAATTTATCGATGGTGTCATCGAAGCCTTGCATGAACTCAAAAAAATGGGGTTTGCTTTGGTATTGGTGACTAATCAGTCGGGGATTGCCAGAGGTAAGTTTACTGAAGAGCAGTTCATGCAACTTACCGAATGGATGGACTGGTCGCTGGCCGATCGCGGTGTTGATTTGGATGGTATCTACTATTGTCCGCATCATCCTGATGCCGGTGAAGGGGAGTACCGCCAACAGTGTGACTGTCGTAAGCCTCAGCCAGGCATGTTCATCTCCGCGCAGCGTCATCTACATATTGATATGGCGGCTTCTTATATGGTGGGCGACAAAATGGAAGATATGCAGGCAGCTCAGGCGGCAGGAGTTGGCACTAAAGTCTTGGTAAAAACCGGTAAGCCACTCACTGAAGAGGGCGAAAAATTGGCTGATTGGGTAATTGATAGCCTGGCAGACCTGCCTAAAACGATAAAACAGCACGGAAAATAG
- the metN gene encoding methionine ABC transporter ATP-binding protein MetN encodes MIELLNITKVFQQKGRAVTALDDVTLRVPAGQIYGVIGASGAGKSTLIRCVNLLERPTQGKVLIDGKDLMSLSESQLTRTRRQIGMIFQHFNLLSSRTVFGNVALPLELDNTPASDIKQRVHQLLDLVGLSDKHDAYPANLSGGQKQRVAIARALASNPKVLLCDEATSALDPATTRSILELLKDINRRLGLTILLITHEMDVVKRICDQVAVISDGKLIEQDTVSEVFSHPKTPLAQKFIQSTLHLDIPDDYQQRLSPTPRQGSVPLLRMEFTGQSVDAPLLSEVARTFNVNNNIISAQMDYAGGVKFGIMLAEMHGQDTDTQAAIAFLQQHHVNIEVLGYV; translated from the coding sequence ATGATTGAACTACTTAATATTACAAAGGTTTTTCAGCAAAAGGGGCGCGCCGTCACTGCACTTGACGACGTAACACTACGCGTACCCGCTGGCCAGATTTATGGCGTAATCGGCGCATCCGGTGCGGGTAAAAGCACACTGATTCGTTGCGTCAATCTGTTGGAAAGACCGACTCAAGGGAAAGTGCTGATCGACGGGAAAGATCTGATGAGTCTGTCAGAAAGCCAACTGACGCGCACCCGCCGTCAAATCGGCATGATTTTCCAGCACTTCAATTTGTTATCCTCCCGTACCGTATTTGGCAACGTAGCGTTACCGCTGGAACTGGACAACACTCCTGCGTCTGATATCAAGCAACGGGTACATCAACTTCTGGATTTGGTCGGCCTGTCGGACAAACATGATGCTTATCCAGCCAACCTGTCTGGCGGTCAAAAACAGCGTGTCGCCATCGCCCGTGCGTTGGCAAGTAATCCTAAAGTATTGCTGTGTGATGAAGCCACCAGCGCACTGGACCCAGCCACTACCCGTTCTATTCTTGAATTACTAAAAGACATTAATCGTCGACTGGGTCTGACCATTCTATTGATTACGCATGAAATGGATGTCGTTAAACGTATTTGTGATCAGGTAGCGGTAATCAGTGACGGTAAGCTGATTGAGCAGGACACGGTCAGCGAGGTGTTCTCACACCCGAAAACGCCGCTGGCACAGAAATTTATTCAGTCTACCCTGCATCTGGATATTCCGGATGACTACCAGCAACGACTATCACCAACACCCCGTCAGGGAAGCGTACCGCTACTGCGAATGGAATTCACCGGTCAGTCGGTCGATGCGCCGTTGCTGTCCGAAGTGGCTCGCACGTTCAACGTCAACAACAACATTATCAGTGCGCAGATGGATTACGCCGGTGGCGTTAAATTCGGCATCATGCTGGCAGAAATGCACGGACAAGATACTGATACTCAAGCCGCTATCGCATTTCTGCAGCAACACCATGTAAATATTGAGGTATTGGGTTATGTCTGA
- a CDS encoding methionine ABC transporter permease MetI produces the protein MSEAMVWLFARSIWETLFMTFASGFLGFAVGMPFGVLLYVTRPGQIMENISLYRVISALVNVFRSIPFIILLVWMIPFTRMIVGTSIGLYAVIVPLTVGASPFIARMVENTLLELPVGLIEASRAMGATPIQIIRKVLLPEALPGLVNAATITLITLVGYSAMGGAVGAGGLGQLGIQYGYVTYNPLVMNTVLILLVILVYLIQFFGDRVVRAVTHK, from the coding sequence ATGTCTGAGGCAATGGTATGGTTATTTGCCCGGAGTATCTGGGAAACGTTGTTTATGACTTTTGCCTCTGGCTTTTTGGGGTTTGCCGTTGGAATGCCTTTCGGCGTGCTACTGTATGTCACCCGTCCTGGGCAGATTATGGAAAATATCTCGCTGTACCGAGTGATTTCAGCGCTAGTCAATGTCTTCCGTTCAATTCCTTTTATCATCTTATTGGTATGGATGATCCCATTCACCCGCATGATTGTCGGTACGTCTATCGGCCTCTACGCAGTGATCGTACCTCTGACAGTCGGCGCATCGCCATTTATCGCTCGAATGGTGGAAAACACACTGTTGGAATTGCCCGTAGGATTGATTGAAGCGTCGCGAGCAATGGGGGCGACCCCAATCCAAATTATCCGCAAAGTACTATTGCCCGAGGCGCTGCCGGGATTGGTGAACGCCGCTACGATTACGCTTATAACACTGGTTGGCTATTCAGCAATGGGTGGGGCTGTCGGTGCGGGAGGTCTGGGGCAATTAGGTATTCAATACGGGTATGTGACCTACAACCCTTTGGTAATGAATACCGTTCTGATCTTGCTGGTGATTCTGGTTTATCTGATTCAGTTCTTCGGTGACCGAGTGGTGCGGGCCGTTACTCATAAATAA
- a CDS encoding MetQ/NlpA family lipoprotein, translating to MAIKLKSIAAVGALIGALALAGCGQEQKNPNHIKVGVIVGAEQQVAEVAQKVAKEKYGLDVELVTFNDYVLPNEALSKGDIDLNAFQHKPYLDQQIKDRGYKLVSVGNTFVYPIAGYSKKIKSLSELQNGAQIALPNDPTNLGRSLLLLQKVGLIKLKDNVGLLPTVLDVVENPKNLKLVELEAPQLPRSLDDDQIALAIINTTYASQINLTPAKDGLFVEDKNSPYVNLLVAREDNKDAENVKKFVKAYQSEEVNQAALKVFNGGAVKGW from the coding sequence ATGGCAATTAAATTGAAATCTATCGCCGCAGTGGGTGCGTTGATTGGTGCACTGGCGCTGGCCGGATGCGGTCAGGAGCAGAAGAACCCTAACCACATTAAAGTGGGCGTTATCGTCGGTGCAGAGCAGCAGGTAGCGGAAGTGGCACAGAAAGTCGCCAAAGAAAAATACGGCCTGGATGTTGAGCTGGTGACCTTTAATGATTACGTGCTGCCGAACGAAGCGCTGAGCAAAGGCGATATCGACCTGAACGCCTTCCAGCACAAACCGTATCTCGACCAGCAAATTAAAGACCGCGGCTATAAGCTGGTTTCCGTCGGCAACACCTTTGTGTACCCGATCGCAGGCTATTCCAAAAAAATCAAATCGCTGAGCGAACTGCAAAATGGCGCTCAGATAGCACTGCCTAACGACCCGACAAACCTGGGCCGCTCGCTGTTGCTGCTACAGAAAGTCGGTTTAATCAAACTCAAAGACAATGTTGGCCTGTTACCGACCGTGCTGGATGTGGTTGAAAACCCGAAAAACCTGAAACTGGTTGAGCTGGAAGCGCCGCAATTACCGCGTTCTTTGGATGACGACCAGATTGCGCTGGCTATCATCAACACCACCTATGCCAGCCAAATCAATCTGACCCCAGCCAAAGATGGTCTGTTTGTAGAAGACAAAAACTCACCATACGTAAACCTGCTGGTTGCCCGTGAAGACAACAAAGACGCAGAAAACGTGAAAAAATTCGTCAAGGCCTATCAGTCTGAGGAAGTGAATCAGGCGGCATTGAAAGTCTTTAATGGTGGTGCAGTGAAAGGCTGGTAA
- the rcsF gene encoding Rcs stress response system protein RcsF, translating to MRAVPVLLLALSLTGCSLLHKPAAPTPQPQPPAAVEPPPKPKPVVHTAPAVMYKSAEELVGKPFRDMGEVSGSSCQSSAQDTPPSIPSARRKMQNRATAMKANAVLLHDCQIISNVAGCYRQAVCQGTALKVSAQ from the coding sequence ATGCGTGCTGTACCTGTTCTGTTGTTGGCACTTTCGCTAACAGGGTGTTCCCTGCTGCACAAACCCGCTGCGCCTACGCCACAACCTCAGCCCCCTGCAGCAGTAGAACCGCCGCCGAAGCCGAAGCCGGTCGTACATACCGCACCTGCCGTGATGTATAAAAGTGCCGAAGAATTGGTAGGTAAACCATTCCGTGATATGGGCGAAGTATCGGGTTCGTCCTGCCAGTCAAGTGCGCAAGATACGCCCCCCAGCATTCCCTCTGCCCGCAGAAAGATGCAAAACCGCGCTACCGCCATGAAAGCTAACGCGGTATTGCTGCATGACTGCCAGATAATCAGCAATGTCGCAGGATGCTATCGTCAGGCCGTTTGCCAGGGCACCGCATTGAAAGTTTCCGCGCAATGA
- the tsaA gene encoding tRNA (N6-threonylcarbamoyladenosine(37)-N6)-methyltransferase TrmO, with protein sequence MNQFCFNQIGVIRSPYKEKFAVPRQPGLIKDGGGELHLLSPYDQPEAVRGLEDFSHLWLLFIFHQTASAGWHPTVRPPRLGGNARMGVFATRSTFRPNPIGMSLVELKAVRTGRDGVILELGSLDLVDGTPIVDIKPYLPFAESQPQARAGFAQLAPDADMPVRFSALAEQQLTTQQHIHPNLRRFITQVLAQDPRPAYRKGEDDTKVYAARLLEFNVKWQVIDGQTEVISLDAG encoded by the coding sequence ATGAACCAATTTTGCTTTAATCAGATCGGCGTTATCCGCTCCCCTTATAAAGAAAAATTCGCCGTACCCCGGCAACCCGGTCTGATTAAGGATGGCGGTGGGGAGTTACATCTCCTCTCGCCTTATGATCAACCCGAGGCCGTTCGCGGGCTCGAAGATTTCAGTCATCTGTGGCTACTGTTTATCTTCCACCAGACAGCCTCGGCTGGCTGGCACCCAACGGTCAGGCCCCCGCGTCTGGGTGGCAACGCCCGTATGGGCGTATTCGCTACCCGTTCAACCTTTCGCCCTAACCCAATCGGTATGTCGCTAGTTGAACTCAAAGCGGTTCGCACAGGTCGGGATGGCGTCATACTGGAACTGGGTAGTCTGGACCTGGTTGATGGCACCCCTATCGTTGATATCAAACCGTATTTGCCCTTCGCCGAAAGCCAGCCGCAAGCGCGTGCTGGTTTTGCACAATTGGCACCCGACGCCGATATGCCCGTTCGCTTTTCCGCGCTGGCGGAACAGCAACTGACTACGCAGCAGCACATACATCCTAATTTGCGGCGTTTTATTACCCAGGTGCTGGCACAAGACCCTCGCCCAGCGTATCGCAAAGGGGAGGATGACACCAAAGTGTATGCCGCACGGTTGTTGGAATTTAATGTCAAATGGCAGGTCATTGACGGTCAAACGGAAGTGATCAGCCTTGATGCCGGTTAA
- the proS gene encoding proline--tRNA ligase: protein MRTSQYMLSTLKETPADAEVISHQLMLRAGMIRKLASGLYTWLPTGLRVLKKVENIVREEMNNAGAIEISMPVVQPADLWQESGRWEQYGPELLRFVDRGDRPFVLGPTHEEVITDLIRNEISSYKQLPLNFYQIQTKFRDEVRPRFGVMRAREFLMKDAYSFHTTQESLQVTYDAMYAAYSKIFSRMDLDFRPVQADTGSIGGNASHEFQVLASSGEDDIVFSTESDYAANIELAEAIAPEHGLGAPTQPMTLVDTPNAKTIAELVEQFTLPIEKTVKTLLVKATEESGHKLVALLVRGDHELNEVKAEKLELVASPLTFATEDEIRAIVKAGPGSLGPVNMPVPVVVDRTVAVMSDFSAGANIDGKHYFGINWERDVALPQVADIRNVVEGDRSPDGKGTLLIKRGIEVGHIFQLGKKYSEALKATVQGEDGRNQTLTMGCYGIGVTRVIAAAIEQNHDDRGIIWPDAIAPFQVAILPMNMHKSFRVQEVAEGIYQQLRANGIDVLLDDRKERPGVMFADMELIGIPHTIVIGDRNLDNDEIEYKHRRKGEKEMIKAGDIVEFLLSQCAR from the coding sequence ATGCGTACAAGTCAATATATGCTCTCCACGCTGAAGGAGACGCCTGCCGATGCCGAAGTCATCAGCCATCAGTTAATGCTGCGTGCCGGGATGATTCGTAAACTGGCATCCGGCCTTTATACCTGGTTGCCAACCGGATTACGGGTGCTGAAAAAAGTCGAAAACATCGTGCGTGAAGAAATGAATAACGCCGGTGCCATCGAGATTTCAATGCCGGTGGTTCAACCCGCCGACTTGTGGCAGGAAAGCGGCCGCTGGGAGCAGTATGGTCCTGAACTGTTGCGCTTTGTTGACCGTGGCGACCGCCCGTTTGTACTCGGCCCAACGCATGAAGAAGTGATTACGGATTTGATCCGTAACGAAATCAGCTCCTACAAGCAGTTGCCGCTGAACTTCTACCAGATCCAGACCAAATTCCGTGATGAAGTCCGTCCGCGTTTTGGCGTCATGCGTGCGCGTGAATTCCTGATGAAGGATGCGTATTCGTTCCATACCACCCAGGAATCCTTGCAGGTTACTTACGACGCCATGTATGCCGCCTACAGCAAGATTTTCAGTCGCATGGACCTCGATTTCCGCCCGGTACAGGCTGACACCGGTTCTATCGGCGGCAATGCATCCCATGAATTCCAGGTGCTGGCCAGCAGCGGTGAAGACGATATCGTCTTCTCTACAGAATCGGATTACGCCGCCAATATTGAGCTGGCGGAAGCCATCGCACCGGAACATGGTCTCGGCGCGCCGACTCAACCGATGACGCTGGTAGATACGCCGAACGCTAAAACCATCGCCGAGCTGGTCGAACAGTTTACTCTGCCAATAGAAAAAACCGTTAAGACCCTGCTGGTGAAAGCGACGGAAGAAAGCGGCCATAAACTGGTTGCCCTGCTGGTTCGTGGCGATCACGAACTGAACGAAGTCAAAGCAGAAAAACTGGAACTGGTTGCCAGCCCGCTGACATTTGCTACCGAAGATGAAATCCGTGCGATTGTAAAAGCAGGCCCAGGTTCACTGGGGCCGGTCAATATGCCGGTACCGGTTGTCGTTGACCGGACTGTCGCCGTCATGAGCGACTTCAGTGCAGGTGCCAACATTGATGGTAAGCATTACTTCGGTATCAACTGGGAACGCGATGTCGCGCTGCCGCAGGTTGCGGATATCCGCAATGTAGTAGAAGGTGATCGCAGCCCGGACGGTAAAGGCACGCTGCTTATCAAGCGTGGTATCGAAGTAGGCCACATCTTCCAGTTGGGTAAAAAATATTCCGAAGCATTGAAAGCCACGGTACAAGGTGAAGACGGTCGTAACCAGACTCTGACTATGGGATGCTACGGCATCGGTGTCACCCGTGTGATCGCCGCCGCCATTGAACAGAACCACGACGATCGCGGCATTATCTGGCCTGACGCTATCGCGCCGTTCCAGGTCGCTATTCTGCCGATGAACATGCATAAATCCTTCCGTGTGCAGGAAGTAGCCGAAGGCATCTACCAGCAGTTACGTGCAAACGGCATTGATGTGTTGCTGGATGACCGTAAAGAGCGTCCTGGCGTTATGTTTGCCGATATGGAATTGATCGGGATTCCGCATACTATCGTGATTGGCGATCGTAACCTCGACAATGACGAGATCGAATATAAGCACCGTCGTAAAGGCGAGAAAGAGATGATCAAAGCCGGCGATATCGTTGAGTTTTTGCTGTCTCAATGTGCCCGATAA
- the rpoS gene encoding RNA polymerase sigma factor RpoS, translated as MSQNTLKVNELHEDAEFDENGVDVFDDKALAEEETSDSDLLDEELLSQGTAQRVLDATQLYLGEIGYSPLLTAEEEVYFARRALRGDVSSRRRMIESNLRLVVKIARRYNNRGLALLDLIEEGNLGLIRAVEKFDPERGFRFSTYATWWIRQTIERAIMNQTRTIRLPIHIVKELNVYLRTARELSHKLDHEPSAEEIAERLDKPVDDVNRMLRLNERITSVDTPLGGDSEKALLDILADEKDNGPEDTTQDNDMKQNIVKWLFELNAKQREVLARRFGLLGYEAATLEDVGREIGLTRERVRQIQVEGLRRLREILQVQGLDIEELFRE; from the coding sequence ATGAGCCAAAATACGCTGAAAGTTAACGAGTTGCATGAAGATGCTGAATTTGATGAGAACGGAGTCGATGTTTTTGACGACAAAGCGCTTGCGGAGGAAGAAACCAGCGATAGCGATCTACTCGATGAGGAATTGCTCTCGCAAGGAACTGCACAGCGCGTGCTGGACGCAACTCAGCTCTATCTGGGAGAAATCGGCTACTCACCTCTTCTGACGGCTGAAGAAGAAGTTTACTTTGCCCGTCGGGCACTACGCGGCGATGTCTCTTCTCGCCGCCGTATGATCGAGAGTAACCTGCGGCTGGTGGTGAAAATCGCCCGCCGCTACAACAATCGAGGGCTGGCATTGCTGGACCTGATTGAAGAGGGGAACCTCGGTCTTATCCGCGCTGTTGAGAAATTTGACCCTGAACGTGGGTTCCGTTTTTCAACTTACGCCACCTGGTGGATCCGTCAAACGATTGAACGGGCCATCATGAATCAAACCCGAACTATCCGTTTACCTATCCATATCGTTAAAGAACTCAACGTTTATCTGCGTACTGCACGTGAGCTTTCCCACAAGCTGGATCATGAGCCGAGTGCGGAAGAGATTGCTGAACGCCTGGATAAGCCAGTGGACGACGTAAACCGCATGCTGCGCCTCAATGAGCGCATCACGTCGGTCGATACCCCATTGGGCGGAGATTCGGAGAAAGCGCTGCTGGATATTCTGGCCGATGAGAAAGATAACGGCCCGGAAGATACCACTCAGGATAACGATATGAAGCAGAATATCGTTAAGTGGTTGTTTGAACTGAACGCCAAACAGCGTGAGGTACTGGCTCGTCGTTTCGGTCTGCTGGGATATGAAGCCGCTACACTGGAGGATGTCGGTCGTGAAATCGGTCTGACACGTGAGCGGGTTCGTCAGATTCAGGTAGAAGGGTTGCGCCGTCTGCGTGAAATCCTGCAAGTGCAGGGCTTGGATATCGAAGAGCTGTTCCGCGAATAA
- the nlpD gene encoding murein hydrolase activator NlpD, whose amino-acid sequence MGSQIVNWRQIAVCSIITLGLAGCANDNNQAAPISSVGGNDAGSRSGSTTTYSPPPRISSVGSSMSNNSQPLPSASISRPSGEASPAPAAVTTREGKIVYNRSYNSIPKGSYTGNNYTVKRGDTLFYIAWITGNDYRELAQRNNIQEPYSLNVGQTLSLGSNMNASGGSQGMAIAGTPTMTTTPAPVASSPSDSGHMLPENAAKASGGSRMLSGNNNTANSSGHMLPANAAAAAAASPSSTQMQTAQVDSQPTNAYSEGSGKQNAGGKMLPAAGAAATLPATEPTQTNTAIASWRWPTDGKVIDNFSASEGGNKGIDIAGSRGQSVVATASGRVVYAGNALRGYGNLIIIKHNDDYLSAYAHNETMLVREQQEVKAGQQIATMGSTGTSSVRLHFEIRYKGKSVNPLRFLPQR is encoded by the coding sequence ATGGGAAGCCAAATCGTTAACTGGCGTCAGATCGCTGTGTGTTCGATTATTACTCTGGGATTGGCTGGTTGTGCAAATGACAATAATCAGGCCGCCCCGATCAGCAGCGTGGGAGGTAACGACGCAGGAAGCCGTTCGGGCAGTACGACCACCTATTCACCACCACCGCGTATTTCGAGCGTTGGCAGCAGCATGAGCAATAACTCGCAGCCTCTTCCTTCTGCGAGTATCAGCCGTCCTTCTGGCGAGGCGTCGCCAGCACCCGCAGCCGTCACCACGCGGGAAGGGAAGATTGTCTATAACCGTAGCTATAACAGCATTCCGAAAGGGAGCTATACCGGCAATAACTACACTGTCAAACGTGGGGATACCCTGTTTTATATTGCCTGGATCACCGGTAATGATTATCGCGAGCTGGCCCAGCGCAACAATATTCAGGAGCCTTATAGTCTGAATGTCGGCCAGACGCTGAGTCTTGGCAGCAACATGAATGCTTCAGGCGGTTCTCAGGGGATGGCGATCGCCGGTACGCCGACGATGACAACGACCCCTGCTCCTGTCGCCAGCAGCCCGTCTGACAGCGGCCATATGTTGCCAGAAAATGCGGCTAAAGCCTCTGGCGGTAGTCGTATGTTGTCGGGCAATAATAATACCGCGAACAGCAGCGGTCATATGCTGCCAGCCAACGCGGCGGCCGCTGCTGCGGCATCGCCATCGTCAACACAAATGCAAACCGCACAGGTTGATTCTCAACCAACTAATGCGTATTCTGAAGGTTCGGGTAAACAGAATGCGGGCGGTAAGATGCTGCCTGCGGCAGGGGCTGCAGCTACGTTGCCTGCCACCGAACCGACGCAAACCAATACGGCAATTGCCAGTTGGCGTTGGCCTACAGATGGGAAAGTCATAGATAATTTCTCAGCCTCAGAGGGGGGAAATAAAGGGATTGATATCGCCGGCTCACGTGGGCAATCCGTTGTCGCTACCGCTTCAGGGCGCGTAGTGTATGCGGGTAACGCGTTACGCGGTTACGGTAATCTGATAATCATCAAACATAATGATGACTACCTGAGCGCCTATGCCCATAACGAAACCATGCTGGTCCGGGAACAACAAGAGGTAAAGGCGGGTCAACAAATTGCTACCATGGGTAGCACCGGAACCAGTTCAGTACGCTTGCACTTTGAAATTCGTTACAAGGGGAAATCCGTAAACCCGCTGCGTTTTCTTCCGCAGCGATAA
- a CDS encoding protein-L-isoaspartate(D-aspartate) O-methyltransferase — MVNKRVQTLLEQLRQQGIQDERLLQAMASVPRERFVDEAFEHKAYDNVALPIGSGQTISQPYTVARMTELLRLTPVSRVLEIGTGSGYQTAILAHLVQHVFSVERIKGLQWQAKRRLKQLDLHNISTRHGDGWQGWASKGPFDAIIVTAAPPEIPSALMEQLDEGGIMVLPVGEQQQTLQVVVHRHGEFIVQTVETVRFVPLVKGELA; from the coding sequence ATGGTGAACAAACGCGTGCAAACGCTGCTGGAACAGCTTCGCCAGCAGGGAATTCAGGATGAGCGCCTGTTGCAGGCGATGGCTTCGGTTCCCCGTGAACGCTTTGTTGACGAGGCGTTCGAGCATAAAGCCTATGATAATGTCGCCCTGCCCATCGGCTCCGGACAAACCATTTCTCAACCATACACCGTCGCCAGAATGACGGAGTTGTTACGGCTGACGCCGGTATCGCGTGTGCTGGAAATTGGCACGGGGTCCGGCTATCAAACCGCCATCCTGGCACATCTGGTGCAGCATGTGTTTTCAGTTGAGCGCATTAAAGGCCTGCAGTGGCAGGCGAAAAGGCGTCTTAAGCAACTGGATCTGCATAATATTTCCACCCGCCATGGCGATGGCTGGCAAGGCTGGGCTTCTAAAGGGCCATTCGATGCCATTATTGTCACGGCGGCTCCGCCGGAGATCCCCTCGGCGTTGATGGAGCAACTCGATGAAGGCGGCATTATGGTGTTGCCGGTAGGGGAGCAACAGCAAACGTTGCAGGTGGTTGTGCACCGTCATGGTGAATTTATCGTCCAGACGGTGGAAACAGTTCGGTTTGTTCCGCTGGTCAAAGGGGAACTGGCTTGA